In Ferribacterium limneticum, a genomic segment contains:
- a CDS encoding CCE_0567 family metalloprotein, with protein MTDEELAALDKEVKKLKRIASEWASQMHDLVEDRLPAGFHEIPALSQSTYDACQAWADASARLAAAQKGQPA; from the coding sequence ATGACTGACGAAGAACTGGCCGCCCTCGACAAGGAAGTCAAGAAGCTCAAGCGGATTGCTTCCGAGTGGGCTTCGCAGATGCACGACCTCGTGGAAGACCGCCTGCCGGCGGGCTTTCACGAGATTCCCGCGCTTTCCCAATCCACCTACGATGCCTGCCAGGCGTGGGCCGATGCCAGTGCCCGACTCGCAGCAGCGCAGAAAGGACAACCAGCATGA
- a CDS encoding SoxR reducing system RseC family protein: MIEHRGIVQSVEAGKAIVAMETAGCSSCGQGSSCGIGKMASGRPATLLTLPVSGDIKAGDMVMIALPASRLTFSALLGYLFPAFAMIFGAWLGSLLDGSDGATALGAIAGFLGALAVARIAIGLVPGLMPAPQLIPVSNQSNPFPKEYDHD; encoded by the coding sequence ATGATCGAACACCGCGGCATCGTCCAGAGTGTCGAGGCGGGCAAGGCCATCGTCGCCATGGAAACGGCTGGCTGTTCGTCCTGCGGGCAGGGCAGCAGTTGCGGCATCGGCAAAATGGCCAGCGGCCGTCCGGCTACCTTGCTGACCCTGCCGGTTTCCGGCGACATCAAGGCCGGCGACATGGTGATGATCGCGCTTCCGGCCAGTCGCCTGACTTTCTCGGCCTTGCTCGGCTATCTCTTCCCGGCCTTCGCCATGATTTTCGGCGCCTGGCTCGGTTCGCTGCTCGATGGCAGCGATGGCGCTACCGCCCTCGGCGCCATTGCCGGCTTTCTCGGCGCCCTGGCGGTGGCGCGCATCGCCATCGGCCTGGTGCCCGGCCTCATGCCGGCGCCACAACTCATTCCGGTTTCCAACCAATCCAACCCATTTCCCAAGGAGTATGACCATGACTGA
- a CDS encoding NifX-associated nitrogen fixation protein: protein MTEAIAADPIFETDFVKEMARQMRALDTYGTYAGWTVEKILDPYILTKERKANIPMIGDPDDETISRVKAFYNAIAVLIEKECKLLAVPLVHLTHEGFGRAIITVGKLVAVEKTLRDVHRFGFPSLSKMKDDADKMLGIALERIGQYPNVAGL from the coding sequence ATGACTGAAGCCATTGCTGCTGATCCCATCTTCGAAACCGATTTCGTCAAGGAGATGGCCCGCCAGATGCGCGCGCTCGATACCTACGGCACCTACGCCGGCTGGACGGTCGAAAAGATCCTCGATCCCTACATCCTGACCAAGGAACGCAAGGCCAACATCCCGATGATCGGTGATCCGGACGACGAGACCATCTCGCGCGTCAAGGCCTTCTACAACGCCATCGCCGTGCTCATCGAAAAGGAATGCAAGCTGCTCGCCGTGCCGCTCGTGCACCTGACCCACGAAGGTTTCGGCCGCGCCATCATCACCGTCGGCAAGCTGGTTGCTGTCGAAAAGACCCTGCGTGACGTGCATCGCTTCGGCTTCCCGAGCCTGTCCAAGATGAAGGATGACGCCGACAAGATGCTCGGTATCGCGCTGGAACGTATCGGTCAGTATCCGAACGTCGCCGGGCTGTAA
- a CDS encoding NifB/NifX family molybdenum-iron cluster-binding protein → MIKVAFASTDRTRVNQHFGSAEGFVIYEVTPDKATLVGVAEFAEEAMDGNEDKLGAKVDFLEGCAGVYVMAIGASAIKKLLAKGIQPIRVDEVDTVDELLGQISKAMSEGGVVWIDRAIAAQAKAKEENRFASMEEEGWEG, encoded by the coding sequence ATGATCAAGGTCGCTTTTGCTTCCACTGACCGGACGCGGGTCAATCAGCACTTCGGTTCGGCCGAGGGCTTCGTGATCTACGAAGTGACGCCGGATAAGGCAACGCTGGTCGGTGTTGCCGAATTCGCCGAAGAGGCGATGGATGGCAACGAGGACAAGCTCGGCGCCAAGGTCGATTTCCTCGAAGGCTGCGCCGGGGTCTACGTCATGGCGATTGGCGCTTCGGCGATCAAGAAGCTGCTGGCCAAGGGCATCCAGCCGATCCGCGTCGATGAGGTTGACACGGTCGACGAGCTTTTGGGGCAAATTTCGAAAGCAATGAGCGAAGGCGGTGTGGTCTGGATTGACCGCGCCATCGCCGCCCAGGCCAAGGCCAAGGAAGAGAATCGCTTCGCTTCCATGGAAGAGGAAGGGTGGGAAGGATGA